From a region of the Argiope bruennichi chromosome 8, qqArgBrue1.1, whole genome shotgun sequence genome:
- the LOC129981426 gene encoding uncharacterized protein LOC129981426, with product MIVENSKLYTSIEIVMANADSTAYPVESLNSSELTGVSSHKRGLKFGVPALLMRNLDAQRMCNGIKLRIREFGSNIIKAAIITGADKGDSVLINSIPVIPNNLPFCFKRLQFPLKLAFTMAINKSQGQTRALIT from the coding sequence atgatcgtcgaaaattcaaaactatacaCATCCATAGAAATTGTGATGGCTAATGCCGATAGCACTGCCTACCCCGTTGAATCTCTCAACTCCTCAGAACTAACAGGTGTATCTTCGCATAAGCGGGGGCTTAAATTTGGCGTTCCAGCTCTGCTAATGCGAAATCTTGATGCACAAAGAATGTGCAACGGCATCAAGCTTCGTATCAGAGAGTTTggcagtaatattataaaagctgCCATTATTACAGGGGCTGATAAAGGAGACAGCGTTTTAATTAACAGCATACCTGTTATTCCAAACAACTTGCCATTTTGTTTCAAGAGGTtgcaatttccattaaaattggcttttacaatGGCGATCAACAAATCCCAGGGCCAAACCAGGGCCCTAATAACCTAA